In Phaeobacter inhibens DSM 16374, the following proteins share a genomic window:
- a CDS encoding ABC transporter ATP-binding protein, which translates to MTDTTPVLEIRGLHKSYGELEVIKGVDITAHRGDVVSLIGSSGSGKSTLLRCCNLLEDSQEGDILFKGEPINWSGTGLARRPSDAKQVLRIRTNLSMVFQQFNLWAHMTILQNVMEAPLTVLGRDRAEVEDAARKYLTKVGIGDKCDAYPAQLSGGQQQRAAIARALCMEPEALLFDEPTSALDPELEQEVVKVIKDLAAEGRTMIIVTHDMNMAADVSSHIVFLHKGLIEEEGCPDEVFGSTRSERLRGFLASTRHGK; encoded by the coding sequence TTGACCGACACAACGCCAGTTCTGGAAATCCGCGGCCTGCACAAGTCATATGGCGAGCTGGAAGTGATCAAAGGTGTTGATATCACCGCCCACCGCGGCGATGTGGTTTCCCTCATCGGGTCCTCCGGATCGGGCAAGTCCACTCTGCTGCGCTGCTGCAATCTTCTGGAAGACAGCCAGGAGGGTGATATCCTCTTCAAAGGCGAGCCGATCAACTGGTCCGGAACCGGCCTTGCCCGGCGTCCTTCGGATGCGAAACAGGTGCTGCGCATCCGCACCAATCTGTCCATGGTGTTCCAGCAGTTCAATCTCTGGGCGCATATGACCATTCTGCAAAACGTGATGGAAGCCCCGCTGACCGTCCTTGGCCGCGACCGCGCCGAGGTGGAGGACGCCGCCCGCAAATACCTCACCAAGGTTGGGATCGGCGACAAATGCGATGCCTATCCCGCACAGCTCTCCGGCGGCCAGCAGCAGCGCGCAGCCATCGCGCGCGCACTCTGCATGGAACCTGAGGCACTGCTGTTTGATGAACCCACCTCCGCCCTCGATCCCGAGCTGGAGCAGGAGGTGGTCAAGGTGATCAAGGACCTTGCCGCTGAAGGCCGCACCATGATCATCGTGACCCATGACATGAACATGGCCGCTGATGTCTCCAGCCACATCGTGTTCCTGCACAAAGGCCTCATCGAAGAAGAAGGCTGCCCGGACGAAGTCTTTGGCAGCACCCGATCCGAACGTCTGCGCGGCTTCCTTGCCTCGACACGGCACGGTAAATAA
- a CDS encoding TerB family tellurite resistance protein codes for MLKKLFQVFRPQKTPAQPDPDAELALGALLVRVAQSDRDYQLEEISLIDRILARLYQHDAIEAAKVRAACEKLHAAAPETDTFGRLIRETTGLEERLAALDALWEVVLADGHEHPGEMKIVEDARKAMGLSKADSDTARARAQGKLLGPEPGVAAAQPTTQSPLSGATTIPRTPDPSDKEPQP; via the coding sequence ATGCTGAAGAAACTGTTTCAGGTCTTTCGACCGCAAAAGACCCCCGCCCAGCCGGACCCCGATGCCGAGCTGGCGCTCGGCGCGCTTCTGGTGCGGGTGGCGCAATCGGATCGCGACTACCAGCTGGAAGAGATAAGCCTGATCGACCGTATTCTGGCCCGCCTCTATCAGCACGACGCGATTGAGGCCGCAAAGGTCCGTGCCGCCTGTGAGAAACTGCACGCCGCCGCGCCGGAAACCGACACGTTCGGCCGCCTCATCCGCGAAACAACTGGGCTTGAGGAACGGCTCGCGGCGCTGGATGCGCTCTGGGAGGTGGTGCTGGCGGATGGTCACGAACACCCCGGAGAGATGAAGATCGTAGAGGACGCGCGCAAAGCGATGGGCCTCTCCAAGGCCGACAGCGACACTGCCCGCGCCCGCGCGCAGGGCAAACTGCTTGGCCCCGAGCCTGGCGTGGCCGCAGCTCAGCCGACCACACAAAGCCCGCTTTCGGGCGCCACCACGATACCGCGCACCCCCGACCCGTCAGATAAGGAGCCGCAGCCATGA
- a CDS encoding transporter substrate-binding domain-containing protein: protein MKSLILGTAALALTAGIAMADTVRLGTEGAYPPYNFLNDDGQVDGFERELGDELCKRAELDCEWVTNDWDSIIPNLLSGNYDTIIAGMSITAERKEVVNFTTGYTRPSPSAYAAMSADVDVNSAVVAAQASTIQAAHVASTGATLVEFPTPDETVAAVKAGEVDAVMADKDFLIPIVGETEMEFVADDVLLGDGIGMAFRKSDDELRGKFDVAIESMKADGSLNALLEKWEIEGQF from the coding sequence ATGAAATCTCTTATCCTCGGCACCGCGGCCCTGGCCCTCACTGCGGGCATCGCGATGGCAGACACTGTGCGTCTGGGCACCGAAGGCGCTTACCCTCCGTACAACTTCCTGAACGATGACGGTCAGGTCGACGGTTTTGAACGTGAGCTGGGCGACGAGCTGTGCAAACGCGCTGAGCTGGACTGCGAATGGGTCACCAACGACTGGGATTCGATCATCCCCAACCTGCTGTCCGGCAACTACGACACCATCATCGCCGGCATGTCGATCACAGCCGAGCGTAAGGAAGTTGTGAACTTCACCACCGGCTACACCCGCCCGTCGCCCTCCGCTTATGCGGCGATGTCGGCTGATGTCGATGTGAACAGCGCCGTTGTGGCAGCTCAGGCCTCGACCATTCAGGCCGCCCATGTCGCCTCCACCGGTGCCACCCTGGTTGAATTCCCCACCCCGGATGAAACCGTTGCCGCTGTGAAAGCCGGCGAAGTGGACGCGGTCATGGCCGACAAGGACTTCCTGATCCCGATCGTGGGCGAAACCGAGATGGAATTTGTCGCAGACGACGTCCTGCTGGGCGACGGCATCGGCATGGCGTTCCGCAAGTCCGACGACGAACTGCGCGGCAAGTTCGACGTGGCCATCGAATCGATGAAGGCAGACGGCTCCCTGAACGCCCTGCTGGAAAAATGGGAAATCGAAGGCCAGTTCTGA
- a CDS encoding TerB family tellurite resistance protein, whose amino-acid sequence MIKELLGRLLAPAPEPLDDGDARLALCALLVRIARSDHNYSDDERDRIDRILRARYDLDLGGAILLREQAEALEAEAPDTVRFTRAIKDAVAYENRMAVVEALWQVVLADGKRDAAEDALLRLSASLLGVSDVDSARARQRAEASS is encoded by the coding sequence ATGATCAAGGAACTGCTTGGACGACTGCTGGCCCCGGCACCAGAGCCGCTGGACGATGGCGATGCGCGCCTCGCCCTTTGCGCTCTTCTGGTGCGGATTGCGCGGTCTGATCACAACTACTCCGACGATGAACGCGACCGGATCGACCGGATCCTGCGGGCCCGCTACGATCTCGATCTGGGGGGTGCCATCCTGCTGCGCGAACAGGCCGAGGCGCTGGAGGCCGAGGCCCCCGACACCGTCCGGTTTACCCGCGCGATCAAGGACGCCGTTGCGTATGAAAACCGCATGGCCGTGGTCGAAGCCCTGTGGCAGGTGGTGCTGGCCGATGGCAAGCGTGACGCGGCCGAGGACGCGCTTCTGCGCCTGTCTGCCAGCCTCCTGGGGGTAAGCGATGTCGACAGCGCCCGTGCCCGTCAACGCGCGGAGGCCAGCTCATGA
- a CDS encoding DUF1330 domain-containing protein, whose translation MPKGYWVAHVDVDDMDRYKDYVAANAAPFAEYGAKFLIRGGPKEVREGQTRARTVVIEFKDFATAKACYDSVAYQQAKALRDPVSTGDMEIIEGYGD comes from the coding sequence ATGCCCAAAGGATACTGGGTCGCCCATGTCGACGTTGACGATATGGACCGCTACAAGGACTATGTTGCAGCCAATGCGGCCCCCTTTGCCGAATACGGCGCCAAATTCCTGATCCGCGGTGGCCCCAAAGAGGTCCGCGAAGGCCAAACCCGCGCCCGCACCGTGGTGATCGAATTCAAGGATTTTGCCACCGCCAAGGCCTGTTACGACTCCGTCGCCTATCAGCAGGCCAAGGCGCTGCGCGATCCGGTCTCCACCGGCGATATGGAAATCATCGAAGGCTACGGCGACTAG
- a CDS encoding phosphate/phosphite/phosphonate ABC transporter substrate-binding protein has product MIASLAMYDRPETAPALDALWQAIRHELTAASIDAPETLTRGGDLWSIWSDSKLLLAQTCGLPYRTRLYEQVNLVTTLDHGVADCPPGHYNSVFIAHRNRAGNSLQAIAGGSFAYNEALSQSGWAAPMLHLRDLSLLPGSLFQSGSHIASARAVAEGTADFAALDAVSWTLMQEHDDWAKDLIEVARTPSTPGLPLITASTRDPAPLRTAVAQAVATLDDEHRKALHLKGVCEISPGAYLAVPTPLGPVLTEQSIRQQAAG; this is encoded by the coding sequence ATGATCGCCAGTCTGGCGATGTATGACCGCCCCGAAACCGCCCCTGCCCTTGATGCGCTGTGGCAGGCGATCCGGCACGAGCTGACGGCGGCCTCCATCGACGCGCCGGAAACCCTCACCCGTGGCGGCGACCTCTGGTCGATCTGGTCCGATTCGAAATTGCTGCTGGCACAGACCTGCGGCCTGCCCTACCGCACCCGTCTCTATGAGCAGGTCAATCTGGTCACCACACTGGATCACGGCGTCGCGGACTGCCCGCCGGGGCACTACAACAGCGTCTTCATCGCCCATCGCAACCGTGCAGGAAATAGCCTGCAAGCGATCGCAGGCGGCAGCTTTGCCTATAATGAAGCGCTGTCACAATCCGGCTGGGCCGCGCCAATGCTGCATCTGCGCGACCTCTCGCTCCTCCCCGGCAGCCTGTTTCAATCCGGCAGCCATATCGCCTCCGCCCGTGCAGTGGCCGAAGGAACCGCCGATTTCGCCGCCCTTGATGCTGTCAGCTGGACCTTAATGCAGGAACATGACGATTGGGCCAAAGATCTGATTGAAGTGGCGCGCACACCGTCGACGCCGGGTCTGCCGCTGATCACCGCCAGTACCCGTGATCCGGCCCCCCTCCGCACCGCCGTCGCGCAGGCTGTCGCCACTCTGGATGATGAGCACCGCAAAGCCCTGCACCTGAAGGGTGTATGCGAGATCTCACCGGGCGCCTATCTGGCGGTCCCGACACCGCTCGGCCCGGTACTGACCGAGCAATCCATTCGCCAGCAGGCGGCAGGTTGA